A single region of the Gemmatimonadaceae bacterium genome encodes:
- a CDS encoding aminotransferase class IV has product MTASSTRSAPAVSDASQMDAVAVAANRGEVVYLDGRYMLKNEVFVSPDDRGFLLGDGIYEVAAAYDGKFVALDRHMDRLRSSLREARIDDSVADPLESVFTGLLERNGFAESGKTMVYLQVTRGAAPRTHAFPKTPVRPTVYAYAAPFPDMGDFSVGVGAIVRPDLRWSRCDIKSISLMGNVLENQRAKDAGAFEAILVRDGVVLEGTHTSIFGVIGGEVRTAPLSNLILPGVTRAIVIDLCRDNDFPIREEPMSEDELRSAEELFLTGTTTEVVGIISLDGKPVGDGRPGPITVRLENLYMNAIRVSAI; this is encoded by the coding sequence ATGACGGCGAGCTCGACAAGATCAGCGCCTGCTGTATCTGACGCGTCGCAGATGGACGCTGTCGCGGTAGCCGCGAATCGCGGGGAGGTTGTGTACTTAGACGGCCGCTACATGCTGAAGAACGAGGTGTTTGTCTCGCCCGACGATCGCGGGTTTCTTCTCGGTGACGGGATTTACGAGGTTGCCGCCGCGTACGACGGCAAATTCGTCGCGCTCGACCGTCACATGGATCGGTTGCGGTCGAGTCTGCGCGAAGCACGCATCGACGACAGCGTTGCCGACCCGCTCGAATCGGTGTTCACCGGGCTGCTCGAGCGGAACGGTTTCGCCGAATCCGGAAAAACGATGGTCTATCTTCAGGTGACACGCGGCGCGGCGCCACGCACGCACGCCTTCCCGAAGACACCGGTTCGTCCCACCGTTTACGCCTACGCCGCCCCGTTTCCCGACATGGGCGATTTTTCCGTGGGCGTAGGTGCAATTGTGCGTCCCGATCTCCGCTGGTCCAGGTGCGACATCAAATCGATCTCGCTCATGGGAAACGTTCTGGAGAATCAACGTGCAAAGGACGCAGGTGCCTTCGAGGCGATCCTGGTACGCGATGGGGTGGTTCTCGAGGGAACGCACACAAGCATTTTCGGAGTGATCGGCGGGGAAGTACGCACGGCCCCGCTCTCCAATCTCATTCTTCCCGGAGTCACGCGAGCGATTGTAATCGATCTTTGCCGCGACAATGACTTTCCAATCCGCGAGGAACCGATGTCGGAGGACGAGCTCCGGAGCGCTGAAGAGCTGTTCCTCACTGGAACCACCACCGAAGTCGTGGGGATCATTTCGCTCGATGGAAAACCCGTCGGCGACGGACGGCCGGGCCCAATTACAGTTCGCCTCGAGAATCTTTACATGAACGCGATCCGCGTGTCGGCGATATGA
- a CDS encoding MgtC/SapB family protein — MSETAMLYDAELLLRVVAAGLMSGILGWERQSAGKPAGFRTLLLVGMAACLFVVAGEAAAVTYPAGSSALRVEPFQLIQAVAVGIGFLGSGVVLLTQDGTRVIGLTTAASIWATAAIGLTVGFGRYILAAGTTVLMLVTLRVLRRFDSSHPND; from the coding sequence ATGAGCGAGACTGCAATGCTCTACGACGCCGAGCTGTTGTTGCGCGTGGTTGCTGCGGGCTTGATGTCAGGGATCCTCGGCTGGGAGCGGCAATCGGCCGGCAAGCCAGCCGGGTTTCGAACTTTGCTCCTTGTGGGAATGGCCGCCTGTCTGTTCGTGGTGGCGGGAGAGGCCGCTGCGGTTACCTATCCCGCGGGCTCATCTGCGTTGCGCGTCGAGCCTTTTCAATTGATTCAGGCCGTGGCCGTTGGAATCGGCTTCCTCGGCTCTGGCGTCGTATTGCTGACTCAGGATGGAACTCGCGTAATAGGCTTGACGACTGCAGCGTCGATCTGGGCGACGGCCGCTATTGGGCTCACCGTCGGATTCGGGCGTTACATCCTCGCGGCGGGGACGACGGTCCTCATGCTCGTGACACTACGCGTCCTGAGGCGATTCGACAGCTCGCACCCGAACGACTAG
- a CDS encoding ATP-dependent DNA helicase RecQ: MNRPAIAVARGVLKTAFGYDGFRPGQEAAIESVLAGSDTLVVLPTGGGKSLCFQVPALVLPGLTVVVSPLISLMKDQVDALDARGLPAAFINSSLTSSQVSDRLGRATRGELKLLYLAPERFDYGNIAERLRRIGISLLAVDEAHCISQWGHDFRPSYLRVRDVREKLGSPPTIALTATATPGVRDDIALQLALRNPRVIITGFNRTNLTYHVLPARNDTEKDARLVQTLRAKDGLGIVYASTRKSVDRLSGMLEQQGIPAAAYHAGLDDRHRRDVQESFMAERVRVIVATNAFGMGIDKPNVRLVVHHSMPGTLEAYYQEAGRAGRDGKHSDVFLIHSFPDRFTHEFFIRGSYPERTTIEAVYSALVKQSQRGELPHSPSAIASLAGGKTSEREAESAVRILLSAGAIVDEAASTALARVRLLATPERIKRELTSDADPALGLLRALWRIAGEKLQTGATVNLDALPPGLAGLQTAASLLDDLQSRQLLMWERVGGGLRLVSPDLPMQRLAVDWALHARRRAAELAKLDAVQKYVYAKGCRRGFVLRYFGDPEAMSKCDGCDNCLGITVARPPAGEPAPRKVRERKRSPAGKAAANPARSRHREKASPSTEDISLDAAEQKLFEALRATRSEIARKEKLPAYIVFWDRTLAEIAKRRPRSLAALRDVPGVGASKLERYGSELLAVINRSEGTEAA; the protein is encoded by the coding sequence GTGAATCGACCAGCCATCGCCGTTGCGCGCGGCGTATTGAAGACCGCGTTCGGGTACGATGGATTTCGTCCCGGGCAGGAGGCGGCCATAGAGTCCGTTCTCGCGGGCTCCGACACACTGGTTGTGCTGCCAACCGGGGGCGGCAAGTCGCTTTGCTTTCAGGTGCCCGCGCTCGTTCTTCCCGGACTGACTGTCGTCGTTTCTCCTCTGATCTCCCTGATGAAGGATCAGGTTGACGCGCTGGACGCGCGCGGACTCCCGGCAGCGTTCATCAACAGCTCGTTGACGTCATCCCAGGTCAGCGATCGGCTTGGCCGAGCCACGCGCGGCGAGCTCAAGCTGCTTTACCTCGCGCCCGAGCGATTCGATTACGGAAACATCGCCGAGCGACTGCGCCGCATCGGCATCAGCCTGCTCGCAGTGGATGAAGCGCACTGCATCAGTCAGTGGGGACACGATTTCCGCCCGAGCTATCTCCGAGTCAGGGACGTCCGCGAAAAGCTCGGCTCGCCTCCTACGATCGCGCTGACGGCGACGGCGACGCCGGGTGTGCGCGACGACATAGCTCTACAGCTCGCCCTGCGTAATCCTCGCGTGATCATCACCGGGTTCAATCGCACGAACCTCACCTACCATGTGCTGCCGGCGAGAAATGACACGGAGAAAGACGCGCGGCTCGTGCAGACACTGCGGGCGAAAGACGGCCTTGGCATCGTTTACGCTTCGACCCGAAAGTCGGTCGACCGGCTGAGCGGCATGCTCGAGCAGCAGGGAATTCCCGCGGCCGCGTACCACGCGGGGCTCGACGACCGCCATCGACGCGATGTTCAGGAATCCTTCATGGCCGAGCGGGTCCGCGTGATCGTAGCGACGAACGCGTTCGGAATGGGAATCGACAAGCCCAACGTTCGCCTCGTCGTGCACCACTCGATGCCAGGGACGCTCGAGGCGTATTACCAGGAGGCAGGACGAGCGGGACGCGACGGAAAGCATTCCGACGTTTTTCTGATCCACTCATTCCCCGACCGGTTCACTCACGAGTTCTTCATTCGTGGCTCGTATCCCGAGCGCACGACTATCGAAGCTGTTTACTCAGCGCTCGTGAAACAGTCGCAGCGTGGGGAGCTCCCACACTCGCCGTCGGCAATCGCGTCGCTCGCCGGTGGGAAAACCTCCGAGCGCGAAGCCGAGAGCGCCGTTCGGATTCTATTGAGCGCGGGTGCAATCGTGGACGAGGCAGCGTCAACCGCACTTGCGCGCGTCCGTCTTCTTGCGACTCCCGAGCGAATCAAGCGCGAGCTCACCAGCGACGCGGATCCGGCGCTTGGCCTACTGCGAGCGTTGTGGCGAATTGCCGGCGAAAAATTGCAGACGGGAGCAACGGTCAACCTGGACGCCCTTCCACCGGGGCTCGCTGGACTTCAGACCGCAGCGTCACTGCTCGATGACCTGCAGTCGCGACAGCTACTCATGTGGGAGCGTGTAGGCGGCGGACTTCGGCTCGTTTCTCCGGATCTGCCGATGCAGCGCCTTGCCGTTGATTGGGCGCTGCACGCGCGACGACGCGCGGCAGAGCTGGCCAAGCTCGACGCGGTGCAGAAATACGTCTACGCGAAAGGCTGCAGGCGCGGATTCGTATTGCGCTACTTCGGCGATCCCGAAGCCATGTCGAAGTGCGACGGCTGCGACAACTGTCTCGGCATTACAGTAGCGCGACCACCGGCCGGTGAGCCGGCTCCGCGCAAAGTTCGCGAGCGCAAACGGTCACCGGCAGGCAAGGCGGCTGCCAACCCCGCGCGCAGCAGACACCGCGAGAAGGCGTCGCCTTCGACCGAAGACATTTCGCTCGACGCGGCCGAACAAAAGCTGTTCGAGGCGTTGCGCGCGACCCGAAGCGAGATCGCCCGTAAGGAGAAACTCCCAGCGTATATTGTTTTCTGGGACAGAACGCTGGCGGAAATCGCGAAGCGCCGTCCGCGATCGCTTGCCGCGCTACGCGACGTCCCAGGTGTAGGCGCATCAAAACTGGAGCGTTACGGCAGCGAGCTCCTCGCGGTGATAAATCGCTCAGAAGGCACGGAAGCAGCCTGA